From Microtus ochrogaster isolate Prairie Vole_2 unplaced genomic scaffold, MicOch1.0 UNK1, whole genome shotgun sequence:
ttgtaatgtTTATCCGAATGGAGTGAAAGCTATTTTATCAGAAATATGTATCATGACTAAATTAGATGAGCCACATGGTAAAATCATCAACACTGTTGAATGACATTTTCCCTAATGGAGGTTGTGGCACATGTAGGTTTTCTACAGCCAGTATTTTAGGGTACACGCAATGTAAAGACAGTCATACTCTAAAATCAGTAATTTCCTCTTAACAATGGACAAAATGGCATATTGAATGCACTGACTACAAGCCCGATTGCCTTCCTATGTCATTTACAGTTTTAGTAACACACAGTTCTCCACCTTTCAGTCACGGTTCTGCAAACCCCTCGGTGACAGACTGAAGACATGGACATGCTGATGACGGAGGCAACCAGGAATGGGACAGCCATCCAGGAGTTTATCCTAGAGGGGTTCCCTGCAGCCGAGCACCTGGGGATCCTCCTATTTCTAGTGCACTTGCTGGCCTACTTGTCCTCCCTTGTGGGCAACATGCTCATAATTGCCATCACCTGCGAGGACCACCGCttacacacacccatgtacttcttcctcagcacCTTCTCCTTTGTTGagtgttgttttatttctactgTTATCCCCAAGCTGCTAGCCATCTTTCTTTCAGGGAGGCAAAGGATTTCCTTTGGAGCCTGCTTCACCCAAGCCTTTGTTTCGCTTTTCCTGGGGGcaactgttttcttccttcttgctgtGTTGTCCCTGGACCGGTATCTGGCCATCTGCAAACCTCTGCATTACCACACCATCATGAGCCCAAGGATGTGCGTCTTTCTCGTTACTGTCTGTTTAGTTCTGGGATTCCTCTTCATGGCCATTCCAGTTGTAAAGCTTTCCCGGTCACTTTACTGTGGCCCCAATGTCATTCCTCACTTCTTCTGTGACTTCGGACCACTGGCAAATCTCTCCTGTTCAGAAACCAGGTCTATCAAAATGCTGTTTTTTAACTTTGCTTTAATTGTGCTTTTTACATCCCTTCTTATAGCCGTCTTTGCATACAGCAACATAATAGTCAC
This genomic window contains:
- the LOC102001129 gene encoding olfactory receptor 6C4-like, with the protein product MDMLMTEATRNGTAIQEFILEGFPAAEHLGILLFLVHLLAYLSSLVGNMLIIAITCEDHRLHTPMYFFLSTFSFVECCFISTVIPKLLAIFLSGRQRISFGACFTQAFVSLFLGATVFFLLAVLSLDRYLAICKPLHYHTIMSPRMCVFLVTVCLVLGFLFMAIPVVKLSRSLYCGPNVIPHFFCDFGPLANLSCSETRSIKMLFFNFALIVLFTSLLIAVFAYSNIIVTIVRLPSARERQRAFSTCSSHLIVLSLMFGSCMFIYIKPKQSSRLDTNREAALVNTVLTPLLNPAIYTLRNKQVHQALRDAVSRVKYYIYNRKNTLCP